One window of the Carnobacterium maltaromaticum DSM 20342 genome contains the following:
- a CDS encoding helix-turn-helix domain-containing protein: MNDLGYKLLVSKSVRRKTTILSMLSESSTPIPLESLWIACQSTKGTVQQDISHLIEMFPNDIELITHNFLPSLKKKATSNVITSYIDLLARDNPLFYVIEQIFQGKKESIEDYAESLYISESTLRKFLTILKDVLAEYDLVLTMNPVDIIGKEINIRYFYFQYFRYSHESSSLSVRDNQFNFIHDTLKKISTSYGLVLNVDYSRIVSWLTIFEQRITLGHKINLEQKLIEKYKYKPSFLKFEAAVRLHFRKINFSLDLSEEELVFAYLTRLDAIIYEKDKPFFTDDVFDTLQEFDHLTTTFLQLANLDICLNINLKAILQAFLSNLTSLTELSPLFQLNHNRLKKIVETNHRDTLDTWLEILDNYSTFNNSYDVAISLTLLTESQVQNKKKILFALTGEPSSITYYKVLALQCVPRGMEAVFIFNRPLNNALLEQLDIDLCVYNLTPFEELTESELFRLSDIPLNSEWVELLALLHNISH, encoded by the coding sequence ATGAATGACTTAGGGTATAAATTACTTGTTTCAAAATCCGTTAGAAGAAAAACGACCATCCTTTCTATGCTTTCAGAATCTTCTACACCAATTCCTTTAGAGAGTCTTTGGATTGCTTGCCAATCTACTAAAGGAACTGTCCAACAAGATATTTCCCATCTCATTGAAATGTTTCCAAATGATATTGAACTTATCACGCACAATTTTTTACCTTCTTTAAAAAAAAAGGCAACTAGTAATGTGATTACAAGCTATATTGATTTACTTGCTCGAGACAATCCGCTATTTTATGTCATTGAACAAATTTTCCAAGGAAAAAAAGAAAGTATCGAGGATTATGCTGAAAGTCTTTATATTTCTGAGTCAACATTAAGAAAATTTTTAACTATTTTAAAAGATGTTCTAGCTGAATATGATTTGGTTTTGACTATGAACCCCGTTGATATTATTGGAAAGGAAATCAACATTCGCTACTTTTATTTCCAATATTTTCGTTATTCCCATGAAAGTAGTTCACTTTCTGTAAGAGACAATCAGTTTAATTTTATCCATGATACTCTTAAGAAAATATCTACTTCTTATGGATTGGTTTTAAATGTGGATTACTCTAGAATCGTTAGTTGGCTAACTATTTTTGAACAACGAATTACACTAGGGCATAAAATTAATCTAGAGCAAAAATTGATTGAAAAATATAAATATAAACCAAGTTTTTTAAAATTTGAAGCTGCTGTACGGCTACATTTCAGAAAAATAAATTTTTCGTTAGACTTGTCTGAAGAAGAACTTGTATTTGCTTATCTTACTCGGCTAGATGCCATTATCTATGAAAAAGATAAACCTTTTTTCACGGATGATGTTTTTGATACATTACAAGAATTTGACCATCTAACAACTACTTTTCTACAGTTAGCAAATTTAGATATTTGTTTAAATATAAATTTAAAAGCGATTCTGCAAGCTTTTTTATCTAATTTAACTTCTTTAACAGAGCTTTCACCTTTATTTCAATTAAATCATAACAGACTAAAGAAAATTGTTGAAACTAATCATAGAGACACACTAGATACGTGGCTAGAAATTCTCGATAATTATTCTACATTCAACAATAGTTATGACGTGGCGATTAGCCTAACTTTATTAACTGAATCTCAAGTGCAAAATAAGAAAAAAATACTGTTTGCACTAACCGGTGAACCTTCGTCCATTACGTACTATAAAGTCCTTGCTTTACAGTGCGTCCCTCGAGGAATGGAAGCTGTTTTTATTTTTAACCGCCCTTTGAATAACGCATTGTTAGAGCAACTAGATATAGATTTATGTGTTTATAATTTAACACCTTTTGAAGAGTTAACAGAATCTGAACTCTTTCGATTATCAGATATCCCACTAAATTCAGAATGGGTTGAATTACTTGCTTTATTGCATAACATTAGCCATTAG
- a CDS encoding WxL domain-containing protein — MLRKNLSIALVATTVLGMGATTRMASAVEYNGATNATTDVQAEIKLPDSTEIEIPPVDPENPVPPEIETNPDLGDGLAINYVSDLNFGTADFNQTAGQTLVANPDSVGGVEFPNMVTITDIRNEDTRNGWELTVTQDADLFSGGIIKMNPTVNQANTNGVTAATQLSLNNQAQRFASANNSNPGQAGTTSIGMGEVSLEIPAGTGVGSYDSTLTWNLVDGPVAPPV; from the coding sequence ATGTTAAGAAAAAATTTAAGTATCGCATTAGTAGCTACAACAGTATTAGGAATGGGAGCAACAACTCGAATGGCTTCAGCAGTTGAGTATAACGGAGCGACCAATGCAACAACAGATGTTCAAGCAGAAATTAAATTGCCAGATTCAACTGAGATTGAAATTCCGCCAGTAGATCCAGAAAATCCAGTCCCACCAGAGATTGAGACGAACCCTGATTTAGGAGACGGTTTAGCAATTAACTATGTATCAGATTTAAACTTTGGAACTGCAGACTTTAATCAAACAGCTGGACAAACTTTAGTTGCTAATCCGGACTCGGTTGGTGGTGTTGAATTTCCTAATATGGTAACTATTACAGATATCCGAAATGAGGATACACGTAATGGCTGGGAATTAACGGTAACTCAGGATGCGGATTTATTTAGTGGTGGAATCATCAAAATGAATCCTACTGTAAATCAAGCAAACACAAACGGTGTAACAGCAGCAACTCAATTATCACTAAATAATCAAGCACAACGATTTGCGTCTGCTAACAATTCAAATCCAGGACAAGCAGGAACAACATCGATTGGAATGGGAGAAGTATCATTGGAAATTCCCGCAGGAACAGGTGTAGGATCATATGATTCCACGTTAACTTGGAATTTAGTTGATGGCCCAGTGGCGCCTCCAGTATAG